The following are encoded together in the Tribolium castaneum strain GA2 chromosome 3, icTriCast1.1, whole genome shotgun sequence genome:
- the borr gene encoding uncharacterized protein borr isoform X2 produces the protein MPRTKVVKKERNEEAGRIKELVSKTGPMGKMLKSIPSTFKQQIENFKMQFKADLKKTKLSIPRNLANKTMGELMERPPGWSGDSTVGGSVTQLMDATRTMTVTKSKLTKSNSFGDDEGGRQSRTKNRVPKTTRISRSQSLRTKNVTEVYKTPAQRVPANSYGTVTPKVKPNTPQVLLRRPKQGEVALSLQGSPLLTGNVVTDNVANINIPLEDGRLFSIQPQRGLRVSQIPELDLETKRQLETLRDNLNKVCSLATTR, from the exons ATGCCTCGAACGAAAGTTGTTAAAAAGGAGCGGAATGAAGAAGCCGGACGAATTAAGGAATTGGTGTCAAAAACAGGTCCGATGGGGAAAATGC taaAGAGCATCCCTTCCACATTTAAACAACAGATAGAGAATTTCAAGATGCAGTTTAAGGCCGATTTGAAGAAAACGAAGCTTTCTATTCCCAGAAATCTTGCTAATAAGACTATGGGGGAGTTG atgGAACGGCCTCCTGGCTGGTCTGGGGATAGCACCGTCGGTGGTTCTGTTACTCAGTTAATGGATGCAACACGAACAATGACAGTGACGAAAAGTAAACTTACCAAAAGTAATTCTTTTGGTGATGATGAAG GTGGTAGGCagtcaagaacaaaaaatagagTACCAAAAACGACTCGCATCTCAAGATCTCAATCACTTCGCACTAAAAACGTAACAGAGGTGTATAAAACCCCAGCACAGAGAGTTCCTGCCAACAGCTATGGCACAGTAACACCAAAG GTAAAACCCAACACACCGCAAGTACTTTTGCGCCGACCCAAGCAAGGAGAAGTCGCCCTATCGCTCCAAGGAAGTCCTCTGCTTACAGGAAATGTAGTGACTGACAATGTGGCCAACATCAACATTCCCCTTGAGGATGGCCGTCTTTTCTCGATTCAGCCCCAGAGAGGTTTACGCGTCTCTCAAATCCCAGAACTTGATCTTGAAACCAAACGACAGTTGGAGACTTTGAGGGATAATTTGAATAAAGTCTGCTCTTTAGCAACTACACGATAG
- the Ttc30 gene encoding intraflagellar transport protein 70A has protein sequence MFSANVIKDGDFTKTVYTLIKDNRFPDAIKILHGIPESNSTRAGLSLLAYCYFYIQDFNNAASYYEELTQMYPENNDYKLYYAQSLYQACLYDESFQVTKKIVEDPEYKGQVTKLQAAIKYSQEDVLSAKNLVNACPNEDPDKEVNLGCLLYKDENYEEALAKFLTALQNQGFKPYLGYNIALCYYRLKEYGPALKYCADIIERGIRDHPELSIGMQTEGIEVRSVGNTFTLHETALTEAFNLKAAIEYQLKNMDAAREALTDMPPRAEYELDAVTLHNQALMNFEQNPTEGFEKLQFLLQQNPFPPETFANLLLLYCQHEYYDLAADILAENADLTYKYLTTYLYDFLDAIITQQTSPSEAYQKLDELASRHTELLRKLTKQVQEHRNRNDTEMVKKTVMEYEECLDRYIPVLMAQAKIYWDLENYQQVEKIFRKSVEFCNDNDIWRLNVAHVLFMQENKFKEATGFYEPLVKKSYSEILNVNPIVLANLCVSYIMTSQNEEAEELMRKIEKEEDQMAIEEPEKKYFHHCIVNLVIGTLYCSKGNYEFGISRVMKSLEPYRKLGTDTWYYTKRCFLSLIENVAKHMIVLRDSVIQECISFLENCELHGKTIRTTAYPSLSDENETPNGKETVAYEARKIKCLLLKLQNY, from the exons ATGTTTTCCGCCAACGTTATCAAAGACGGGGATTTTACGAAAACTGTCTACACTCTG ATAAAAGACAACCGCTTTCCTGATGCTATCAAAATCCTGCATGGTATCCCTGAGTCGAATTCAACCAGAGCCGGACTCTCATTGTTGGCCTATTGTTACTTCTACATTCAAGACTTTAATAATGCGGCCAGTTATTACGAAGAGCTTACACAAATGTATCCGGAAAATAACGATTACAAGTTGTATTATGCGCAATCATTGTATCAAGCATGTCTCTACGACGAGTCATTCCAAGTAACGAAAAAGATTGTCGAAGATCCGGAATATAAAGGACAAGTTACCAAACTCCAAGCTGCTATTAAGTACAGTCAGGAGGACGTTTTATCGGCGAAGAATTTAGTAAATGCGTGCCCGAACGAAGATCCAGACAAGGAAGTGAATCTCGGGTGTTTGCTCTATAAG GACGAAAATTACGAAGAAGCCCTAGCTAAATTTCTCACGGCGTTGCAAAACCAGGGCTTCAAACCCTATCTGGGCTATAACATCGCTTTGTGTTATTACAGGTTGAAAGAATACGGCCCGGCACTCAAATATTGCG CCGATATAATCGAACGCGGGATACGAGACCACCCTGAACTAAGCATCGGCATGCAAACAGAAGGCATTGAAGTGCGTTCGGTGGGTAACACGTTTACCTTACATGAAACAGCCCTGACTGAGGCTTTTAATCTCAAAGCTGCGATCGAATATCAGctcaaaaata tGGACGCAGCTCGTGAAGCTCTAACTGACATGCCCCCGAGGGCCGAGTACGAACTCGACGCTGTGACTTTACACAACCAAGCTCTGATGAATTTCGAGCAAAACCCGACTGAAGGTTTCGAAAAATTGCAGTTTCTGCTTCAGCAAAACCCCTTCCCGCCTGAGACTTTCGCTAATCTTTTATTACTCTATTGTCAACACGAATACTACGATTTGGCAGCCGATATTTTGGCCGAAAACGCAGACCTGACCTACAAATATTTAACTACT TATTTGTACGACTTCCTTGATGCGATTATCACGCAACAAACATCACCTAGTGAAGCGTATCAAAAATTGGACGAACTGGCGAGTCGTCATACAGAACTATTGAgaaaattgacaaaacagGTGCAAGAACACCGCAACCGGAATGATACAGAGATGGTCAAAAAAACAGTAATGGAGTATGAGGAATGTCTGGACCGGTATATACCGGTTTTGATGGCACAAGCGAAGATATACTGGGACTTGGAGAATTACCAACAAGTTGAGAAAATATTCCGGAAAAGTGTTGAGTTTTGTAATGATAATGATATCTGGAGGTTGAACGTTGCACATGTTCTCTTCATGCAGGAGAATAAATTCAAAGAAGCGACCGGGTTTTATGAACCTTTGGTCAAAAAGAGTTATTCGGAG ATTTTGAATGTGAACCCAATTGTACTTGCAAATTTGTGCGTTTCGTACATAATGACCTCACAAAATGAGGAAGCCGAAGAACTGATGCGAAAAATTGAGAAAGAGGAGGATCAAATGGCGATTGAAGAACCCGAAAAGAAGTATTTCCACCACTGTATTGTTAACCTTGTTATTGG taCTCTGTATTGTTCAAAAGGAAATTACGAATTCGGAATATCACGGGTTATGAAGTCGCTAGAACCGTATCGAAAGTTGGGTACCGATACTTGGTACTACACCAAACGATGTTTCCTCAGTCTTATTGAAAACGTAGCGAAACATATGATAGTATTGCGAGACTCTGTTATTCAAGagtgtatttcatttttggaaaactgCGAGT TACATGGCAAGACAATTCGAACAACTGCCTACCCAAGTCTATCTGACGAAAACGAAACACCTAACGGTAAAGAAACTGTGGCTTATGAAGCTCGTAAAATTAAGTGCCTACTTCTAAAACTACAGAactattag
- the Rat1 gene encoding 5'-3' exoribonuclease 2 homolog: MGVPAFFRWLSRKYPSVIVHCIEQKAVDVNGVRVPTNSAEPNPNGVEFDNLYLDMNGIIHPCTHPEDRPAPRNEDEMMVAIFECIDRIFNIVRPRKLLYMAIDGVAPRAKMNQQRSRRFRAAKETVEKINEIKRIRAELLLRGAKLPDEKPKEEHFDSNCITPGTPFMARLSNCLHYYIHERLNNDPGWQGIKVILSDANVPGEGEHKIMDFIRRQRAQPDHDPNTQHCLCGADADLIMLGLATHEPNFTIIREEFKPNKPRPCDICGQLGHEMKDCIGGAASAESDTQKVFAETDYIFVRLNVLKEYLERELQMPNLPFKYEFERVLDDWVFMCFFVGNDFLPHLPSLEIREGAIDRLIRLYKDCVYKTGGWLTNSGDVNLERVQLIMSELGKAEDEIFKTRQQKELQFKAREKAKRRRSEGYNQYKPNWDLVKNTQFAPTALGQAKPVVNARHEAFEIRKAGMHTQKAGLESMLTPVDSQSSNRGQKRHHEDDDESDDDQAHDEVRLWEDGFKDRYYESKFDVNSDNLDFRNNVALHYVRGLCWVLRYYYQGCASWKWYYPYHYAPFASDFVHIAGLSTEFEEDSDPFRPLEQLMGVFPAASSKHVPQPWAKLMSDPESPIIDFYPEDFKIDLNGKKFAWQGVALLPFVNEDRLFKALAPYYKELSPEEIRRNVRGDDRLYVGAKNAGYNQIKQLYVQKISVKMEVHVSIEGMQGTVLLSDECVDYGGYLDSPIRGLDDIMNNMVSCVKYRDPKYASGFVFPAKKLKGAIDPPRVLKPTDLDPVASRNWRPIIGMVPSTTRATLGEAGHRMVGHHFPKSGPGPYSHVPPPSNMDRRNNYHQNRGSNYGHSQGGYSSYNQGHNSRGYQSGYDTGYNQRYNRNNYQNRNYNSDRNDPSRRPPGPYRDGYQTSSSNPNANRYSYRR; this comes from the exons ATGGGAGTCCCGGCATTTTTCCGTTGGCTGAGCCGCAAATACCCTTCAGTGATCGTCCACTGCATCGAACAAAAA GCAGTTGATGTAAATGGGGTCCGGGTTCCAACCAATTCCGCCGAGCCCAACCCCAACGGGGTGGAGTTTGACAATTTGTACCTGGACATGAACGGAATTATCCACCCGTGCACGCATCCAGAGGACCGACCAGCGCCGCGCAATGAAGACGAGATGATGGTCGCGATTTTCGAATGCATCGATCGCATTTTCAACATCGTCCGTCCCAGGAAACTCCTGTACATGGCGATTGACGGAGTTGCCCCACGCGCGAAAATGAACCAGCAGAGATCAAGGCGTTTCCGCGCCGCTAAAGAAACCGTGGAGAAAATTAACGAAATCAAGCGAATTCGGGCCGAGCTGTTGCTGCGAGGGGCGAAGTTGCCGGACGAGAAACCGAAGGAGGAGCACTTTGATTCCAACTGCATCACGCCGGGGACCCCGTTCATGGCGCGGCTTTCTAACTGCCTGCATTATTACATCCACGAGAGGCTGAATAATGACCCAGGGTGGCAGGGGATTAAAGTTATCCTCTCGGATGCGAACGTGCCGGGTGAAGGCGAACACAAAATCATGGATTTTATTAGGCGCCAGAGGGCGCAACCTGACCACGATCCAAACACTCAACACTGCCTTTGTGGTGCCGACGCTGACTTAATCATGTTGGGTTTGGCCACGCATGAGCCCAATTTTACTATAATTAGGGAAGAGTTCAAGCCTAACAAGCCCAGACCTTGTGATATTTGTGGTCAGTTGGGTCACGAAATGAAAGATTGTATAGGTGGCGCTGCTAGTGCTGAGAGCGACACGCAGAAAGTGTTTGCAGAAACggattatatttttgttcgtttGAACGTTTTAAAGGAGTATTTAGAACGCGAATTGCAAATGCCGAATTTACCCTTCAAATACGAGTTTGAGCGGGTTTTAGACGATTGGGTTTTTATGTgcttttttgttggtaacgaTTTTTTACCACATTTGCCAAGCTTGGAAATTCGGGAAGGGGCAATTGACCGACTAATCAGACTATATAAAGATTGCGTCTATAAAACTGGG GGCTGGTTGACAAACAGCGGTGATGTCAACTTGGAGCGCGTTCAGTTGATTATGAGCGAATTGGGCAAAGCTGAggatgaaatatttaaaacacgaCAACAGAAAGAATTACAGTTTAAGGCGAGAGAAAAGGCGAAAAGACGGAGGAGCGAAGGCTACAACCAGTATAAACCCAACTGGGACTTGGTCAAGAACACGCAGTTTGCTCCTACC GCTTTAGGCCAGGCAAAGCCGGTAGTAAACGCCCGTCATGAGGCTTTTGAAATACGAAAGGCCGGAATGCACACTCAAAAAGCGGGGTTAGAGTCGATGTTAACACCCGTGGATAGTCAGTCAAGTAACCGGGGCCAGAAGCGCCACCATGAGGACGACGATGAAAGTGATGACGACCAGGCTCATGATGAAGTGAGATTATGGGAAGATGGGTTCAAGGATCGTTACTATGAATCAAAATTCGACGTGAATTCTGATAATCTAGATTTTCG AAATAACGTAGCGCTGCATTACGTGAGGGGTTTGTGTTGGGTTTTGCGGTACTATTACCAAGGGTGTGCCTCGTGGAAGTGGTACTATCCCTACCATTATGCCCCATTTGCTTCAGATTTTGTTCACATCGCAGGCTTGAGTACTGAATTTGAGGAAGACTCTGATCCT TTCCGACCTCTAGAACAATTAATGGGTGTTTTCCCGGCTGCTAGTAGTAAACATGTTCCTCAACCATGGGCAAAGTTAATGTCAGACCCT GAATCAccaattattgatttttatcccgaagattttaaaattgacttaaACGGGAAGAAATTTGCCTGGCAAGGAGTTGCGTTATTGCCTTTTGTTAATGAGGATAGGTTATTTAAGGCCTTAGCTCCATATTATAAAGAGTTATCACCTGAAGAAATTCGGAGAAATGTGCGAGGAGATGATCGGTTGTATGTTGGGGCCAAAAACGCCGGTTATAACCAAATAAAGCAACTGTATGTACAAAAAATCAGTGTGAAAATGGAAGTGCACGTTTCCATTGAGGGAATGCAGGGGACTGTGTTGTTGTCCGATGAATGCGTCGATTATGGAGG ttatttggaTTCTCCGATTCGCGGTTTGGACGACATCATGAACAACATGGTGTCTTGTGTGAAATACCGCGATCCAAAATACGCTTCCGGCTTCGTATTTCCAGCCAAGAAACTAAAAGGCGCGATCGATCCGCCTCGAGTTTTAAAACCAACAGATTTAGATCCTGTAGCAAGCAGAAACTGGCGACCTATCATTGGAATGGTGCCATCAACAACACG AGCCACTTTAGGCGAGGCCGGCCACAGGATGGTGGGTCATCATTTTCCCAAGTCGGGTCCAGGTCCGTACTCGCACGTTCCTCCGCCGTCTAATATGGACAGAAGAAATAACTATCACCAAAATCGCGGCAGTAATTACG GGCACAGTCAAGGAGGGTACTCGAGTTACAACCAGGGGCACAACTCGAGGGGGTACCAGAGTGGGTATGACACAGGGTACAATCAAAGGTACAACCGGAACAACTACCAAAATCGGAACTACAACTCCGACAGGAACGATCCCAGCAGAAGGCCTCCGGGTCCTTACAGGGACGGATATCAGACCTCCAGCTCGAACCCTAACGCAAATAGATACAGCTACAGGAGGtag
- the borr gene encoding borealin isoform X1: protein MPRTKVVKKERNEEAGRIKELVSKTGPMGKMLKSIPSTFKQQIENFKMQFKADLKKTKLSIPRNLANKTMGELMERPPGWSGDSTVGGSVTQLMDATRTMTVTKSKLTKSNSFGDDEGYLTAESSKSTSGGRQSRTKNRVPKTTRISRSQSLRTKNVTEVYKTPAQRVPANSYGTVTPKVKPNTPQVLLRRPKQGEVALSLQGSPLLTGNVVTDNVANINIPLEDGRLFSIQPQRGLRVSQIPELDLETKRQLETLRDNLNKVCSLATTR from the exons ATGCCTCGAACGAAAGTTGTTAAAAAGGAGCGGAATGAAGAAGCCGGACGAATTAAGGAATTGGTGTCAAAAACAGGTCCGATGGGGAAAATGC taaAGAGCATCCCTTCCACATTTAAACAACAGATAGAGAATTTCAAGATGCAGTTTAAGGCCGATTTGAAGAAAACGAAGCTTTCTATTCCCAGAAATCTTGCTAATAAGACTATGGGGGAGTTG atgGAACGGCCTCCTGGCTGGTCTGGGGATAGCACCGTCGGTGGTTCTGTTACTCAGTTAATGGATGCAACACGAACAATGACAGTGACGAAAAGTAAACTTACCAAAAGTAATTCTTTTGGTGATGATGAAG GGTACCTTACAGCTGAAAGTAGTAAAAGTACTTCAGGTGGTAGGCagtcaagaacaaaaaatagagTACCAAAAACGACTCGCATCTCAAGATCTCAATCACTTCGCACTAAAAACGTAACAGAGGTGTATAAAACCCCAGCACAGAGAGTTCCTGCCAACAGCTATGGCACAGTAACACCAAAG GTAAAACCCAACACACCGCAAGTACTTTTGCGCCGACCCAAGCAAGGAGAAGTCGCCCTATCGCTCCAAGGAAGTCCTCTGCTTACAGGAAATGTAGTGACTGACAATGTGGCCAACATCAACATTCCCCTTGAGGATGGCCGTCTTTTCTCGATTCAGCCCCAGAGAGGTTTACGCGTCTCTCAAATCCCAGAACTTGATCTTGAAACCAAACGACAGTTGGAGACTTTGAGGGATAATTTGAATAAAGTCTGCTCTTTAGCAACTACACGATAG
- the CD98hc gene encoding amino acid transporter heavy chain SLC3A1: MEGNKLELSEKPSADPPATYKAIPEADMEEDAVTRPKSLVKPNAASPEADGADEKMLPKEEVADAKISPNEKQNGDAKLDIGDLKTAFVGLTKEELMKYANDPFWVRLRWFLFITFWILWGLMLLGAVMIILAAPKCNPPPPRTWWEKGPLVELKDDASEETIKKVKELGVTGVIISWPENAYSEFSEDHELIKSFKQFKEKEINVVVELEPSASPLVWFNKSESRDPLFSEFYIWRQPKEASNGGEPTPPNNWLSVRNVSSWKYSPNRKEFYYAPMDKPHLNFYNPRVVEKFSEVIKKFLNYGAGGIRLKGAPYLLVDPNFEDEPIKIPNPTGDGFKEHSFYTHPKTKNVMQLGPLLKQWRFIVKNMTENGPFMVAEHLSNIEAYKVNSSFVVDLPLQSHLLNKPSVNITDVVHVLNTTFNADNITWPLWKVNASSEWDLVTYLLPGTPLVMLESENNKELLKIRNSPSIMRGSFSSHLLNNKTVFAFTRVTAGNPGILVALNPSDNRTVVDFPAHIKGLSEDVTVQLFSANYSEPNVAVSVKHDAHSVPISPKSAIVMSYVPPSK; this comes from the exons ATGGAAGGCAACAAGTTGGAGCTATCAGAGAAGCCAAGCGCCGACCCGCCGGCCACTTACAAGGCAATACCTGAAGCTGACATGGAAG AGGACGCCGTTACTCGACCCAAAAGCCTAGTGAAACCGAACGCAGCCAGTCCGGAGGCCGACGGCGCGGACGAGAAGATGCTGCCGAAGGAGGAAGTGGCCGATGCTAAGATTTCGCCCAACGAGAAGCAAAACGGCGATGCGAAACTGGACATTG GCGACCTCAAGACCGCGTTTGTGGGCCTCACCAAAGAGGAGTTGATGAAGTACGCCAACGACCCGTTTTGGGTGCGTTTGCGCTGGTTTTTGTTCATCACGTTTTGGATCTTGTGGGGGTTGATGCTTCTGGGGGCTGTTATGATCATTCTGGCCGCTCCTAAGTGTAACCCCCCACCACCGAGGACTTG GTGGGAGAAAGGTCCTCTAGTTGAGCTGAAGGATGATGCAAGTGAAGAAACAATCAAGAAAGTTAAGGAATTGGGAGTTACAGGAGTTATAATTTCATGGCCTGAAAATGCTTATTCTGAGTTTAGTGAAGATCATGAATTGATCAAGTCATTCAAGCAGTTCAAGGAAAAGGAAATAAATGTGGTTGTGGAACTTGAACCTAGTGCATCCCCTTTGGTTTGGTTCAATAAATCTGAAAGTAGGGATCCTCTATTCAGTGAATTTTATATTTGGCGTCAACCTAAAGAGGCTAGTAATGGAGGGGAGCCAACACCCCCAAATAACTGG ctcTCAGTAAGGAATGTCTCATCGTGGAAATACTCTCCAAATCGCAAAGAATTTTATTATGCACCAATGGATAAGCCCCACCTTAATTTCTACAACCCTAGagttgttgaaaaattctctgaagttattaaaaagttCCTAAATTATGGCGCAGGCGGGATTAGGCTTAAAGGAGCTCCCTACCTATTGGTGGATCCAAACTTTGAAGACGAACCAATTAAAATCCCAAATCCCACTGGAGATGGTTTCAAAGAACACAGTTTTTACACGCACCCAAAGACTAAAAATGTGATGCAATTGGGGCCACTATTAAAACAGTGGagatttattgttaaaaacatGACAGAAAATGGGCCATTTATGGTAGCTGAACATTTAAGCAATATCGAAGCTTACAAGGTCAACAGCTCATTTGTTGTTGATCTGCCTCTTCAATCGCATTTATTGAATAAACCAAGTGTTAACATCACCGATGTTGTTCACGTTTTAAATACGACATTTAATGCTGATAATATCACTTGGCCGTTATGGAAAGTCAACGCTTCGAGTGAGTGGGATCTTGTCACTTATTTGTTACCCGGGACGCCACTGGTGATGTTGGAATCGGAAAACAACAAGGAGTTGTTGAAGATACGAAATTCACCTTCTATTATGAGAGGTTCCTTCTCCTCGCATTTACTCAACAATAAGACTGTGTTTGCATTTACAAG ggTAACTGCTGGTAACCCTGGAATATTGGTCGCCTTAAACCCCTCGGACAATCGCACGGTGGTCGACTTCCCTGCCCATATCAAAGGTCTGTCAGAAGATGTGACTGTTCAGCTGTTTAGCGCTAATTACAGCGAACCAAATGTAGCAGTCAGTGTAAAACATGACGCACATTCTGTGCCTATTTCGCCAAAATCAGCAATTGTAATGTCATATGTACCGCCATCTAAATAA